In a single window of the Gossypium hirsutum isolate 1008001.06 chromosome D02, Gossypium_hirsutum_v2.1, whole genome shotgun sequence genome:
- the LOC107910395 gene encoding magnesium dechelatase SGRL, chloroplastic, producing MACHYAYYASFSPSVTLRGFGAKNREPRPFQVHLSSISSPVRASYNTLVSEAARLLVPTAIFEASKLKVVFMGEGLKSYSAIIPRTYILSHCDFTANLTLTISNVINLDQLKGWYNNDDVVAEWKKVKETMFLNVHCFVSGPNLLLDVAAEFRYHIFSKELPLVLKAVLHGDSVLFAEHPELMDALVCVYFHSSLPKYNRLECWGPLKDAAEGKPGDQVKGLLTADKESSSSPSKWGRSPKSIFQALFTFLL from the exons ATGGCCTGCCATTATGCTTACTATGCTTCCTTTTCACCTTCAGTAACATTGAGAGGCTTTGGTGCCAAGAACAGAGAACCCAGGCCTTTTCAAGTACATCTTTCTTCCATTAGCAGTCCTGTTAGAGCCTCCTACAATACCCTTGTCTCTGAG GCTGCAAGGCTTTTGGTTCCTACAGCAATTTTCGAAGCTTCAAAACTCAAAGTTGTCTTCATGGGAGAGGGGCTAAAAAGTTATTCTGCAATAATCCCAAGAACCTACATCCTCTCCCACTGTGACTTCACTGCTAACTTAACATTGACCATCTCAAATGTCATCAACCTTGATCAG TTGAAAGGGTGGTATAACAATGATGATGTGGTTGCTGAGTGGAAGAAAGTGAAAGAAACCATGTTTCTGAATGTGCATTGTTTTGTAAGCGGTCCAAATCTCTTGCTTGACGTTGCTGCTGAGTTTAGATACCACATTTTCTCCAAGGAATTACCTTTG GTACTTAAAGCTGTGCTTCATGGAGATTCAGTCCTTTTCGCAGAACACCCTGAGCTAATGGATGCTTTAGTATGTGTTTACTTTCATTCCAGTTTGCCCAAGTACAATCGCTTGGAATGTTGGGGACCGCTTAAGGATGCTGCTGAG GGGAAACCGGGAGATCAAGTTAAAGGTTTGTTGACTGCAGATAAAGAAAGTTCATCTTCACCGTCAAAATGGGGAAGAAGTCCAAAATCCATCTTTCAAGCTTTATTTACCTTCCTTCTTTGA
- the LOC107910398 gene encoding uncharacterized protein, whose translation MAPHPPFKPSSIAPLPLPSPFTQLSYQPNMFDPTKELPKSYVSLSDHLTGGFSDCNDSYDRAMNYGPKVQKTAQNYANYSSWNTLEGRFEAETLMADDESGISSPPLWKSSPQHENNVNYRCLSPSSRAQAIARGQKELMEMVSKMPESCYELSLKDLVEHQPVVVVEPKQESFAQGRGSNSIDERKYKNEKQNSQKQQLSRSGSLVDNGGFLLKMVFPVSLGSKKKKKMKKNTSKKNDPNTNGNSKVSPKPTVADASGKTVDKDWWKKRSGSSESDSSGSTIKSGSTKSIRSSSSGSGRSYRSISTTSRRHRRSGCLAFIFPKKTKALRSKEANPQS comes from the exons ATGGCTCCACACCCACCTTTTAAACCATCTTCAATTGCTCCCCTGCCTCTTCCTTCTCCTTTCACCCAATTGTCTTACCAACCAAACATGTTTGATCCTACCAAAGAACTGCCCAAATCTTATGTCAGTTTGTCGGATCACTTAACTGGAGGATTCAGTGATTGTAATGACAGTTATGATCGTGCCATGAACTACGGTCCCAAAGTGCAAAAAACTGCTCAAAACTACGCAAATTACAGCAGTTGGAACACCTTGGAAGGGAGGTTCGAAGCTGAAACATTGATGGCGGACGATGAGTCCGGAATTTCCAGTCCTCCTTTATGGAAATCCAGTCCTCAACATGAAAACAACGTTAATTACCGGTGTCTATCGCCATCGTCGAGAGCTCAAGCCATAGCTAGAGGCCAAAAGGAGCTTATGGAAATGGTTAGTAAAATGCCCGAGTCTTGTTACGAGCTTTCGTTGAAAGATCTCGTGGAACATCAGCCTGTCGTTGTTGTGGAACCGAAGCAGGAGAGTTTCGCCCAAGGGAGAGGTTCAAATTCGATCGATGAACGCAAGTACAAGAACGAGAAGCAGAACAGTCAGAAACAGCAACTTAGTAGGAGTGGGAGCTTAGTAGATAATGGAGGGTTTCTTCTAAAAATGGTGTTTCCAGTTTCGTTAGGGtctaagaaaaagaagaagatgaagaagaatacGAGTAAGAAGAATGATCCTAACACGAATGGTAATTCAAAAGTTTCTCCAAAGCCGACTGTAGCAGATGCATCTGGTAAGACTGTAGATAAAGATTGGTGGAAGAAGAGATCGGGGTCGAGCGAGAGCGACAGCAGCGGATCAACTATAAAGAGTGGCAGCACCAAAAGCATCCGTAGCAGCAGCAGTGGCAGCGGCAGAAGCTACCGGAGCATCAGCACTACCAGCCGCAG GCATAGGAGAAGTGGTTGCTTGGCTTTTATCTTCCCTAAAAAAACCAAAGCATTGCGGTCAAAAGAGGCCAATCCTCAGAGTTGA
- the LOC107910397 gene encoding pentatricopeptide repeat-containing protein At1g43980, mitochondrial, producing the protein MRPFLKPIYWSQKPTLSHYNNLINHCLSLNSIKFAQTIHAQLIKFGFSGTTFLGNRFVDLYLKFGSFHDVSKVFEEINDKNVISWNIWLNGLLKFGHFKKACSLFDEMPEKDVVSWNSMISGCGLLGFWDHGLEVFKQMQNFGVRPSKFTFSILTTLVSCARQGKEIHCNMITSGVCLSNLVIGNSLIDMYGKLGLVQYAFGVLLSMEEVDVVSWNSLISGCCKSGHEDLALEQFDQMRASGYSPDEYTLSNAIAVCTNLRNLDKGNQIFALCIKMGFISNPIVSSAIIDLFSKCNVLKDSVKHFEEVQRWDSLVCNSMISGYARHGLQDDVFLLFLLAFREDCRPTEFTLSSILSCINFLSVEQGPQIHSLVIKSGFSSELIVATSLVDMYTNIGLIDSAMQVFSEMHVKDIISWNTLIMGLAHNGRAVETLELFKELLREGLARDRITLSGILLACRCGGFVDVGMSIFSSMEEEFGVTPRDEHYACVIDMLCHAGKFKEAFDTLETMPFEPSFLVWKSLALATTTYTNLNITETIAKKMIEQKPQSSLPYSVLNRAYEMSGKWEGIIRVKKAMKQRLKKTVGCSWIGTKNHVFMFEADRLQHEGGKDIYLILELLTWELEENSSIHVELEIEGAKG; encoded by the coding sequence ATGCGCCCTTTCCTAAAACCAATTTATTGGTCTCAGAAACCCACACTTTCACATTACAACAACCTTATAAACCATTGTTTATCCTTAAACTCCATTAAGTTTGCCCAAACTATCCATGCTCAGTTGATTAAATTCGGATTCAGTGGCACAACTTTTCTGGGTAATCGCTTTGTGGACCTTTATCTCAAATTTGGCTCTTTTCATGATGTTTCCAAAGTGTTTGAGGAGATAAACGACAAAAATGTCATATCTTGGAACATTTGGTTGAATGGGTTGTTAAAGTTTGGTCATTTTAAGAAAGCATGTTCATTGTTTGACGAAATGCCCGAGAAAGATGTTGTTAGTTGGAACTCGATGATTTCGGGTTGTGGTTTGTTGGGATTTTGGGATCATGGATTGGAAGTGTTTAAGCAAATGCAGAACTTTGGTGTTAGACCGAGTAAGTTCACGTTTTCAATTCTGACAACATTAGTGTCTTGTGCTAGACAAGGGAAGGAAATTCATTGTAACATGATTACGAGTGGTGTTTGTTTGTCCAATTTAGTGATCGGCAATTCGTTGATTGATATGTATGGTAAGCTTGGATTGGTACAGTATGCTTTTGGTGTGTTGTTAAGTATGGAAGAGGTGGATGTTGTGTCTTGGAATTCATTAATTTCGGGTTGTTGTAAGTCAGGTCATGAAGACTTGGCATTGGAACAGTTTGATCAAATGAGAGCGTCTGGTTATTCCCCAGATGAATATACATTGTCCAATGCGATTGCTGTTTGTACTAATTTGAGAAATTTGGATAAGGGTAACCAAATATTTGCTCTATGTATCAAGATGGGGTTCATCTCGAATCCCATTGTTTCGAGTGCCATTATTGACCTTTTCTCGAAATGCAATGTATTGAAGGACTCGGTTAAGCATTTTGAAGAAGTGCAACGTTGGGATTCTCTGGTTTGCAATTCTATGATCTCAGGCTATGCTAGGCATGGCTTACAGGATGATGTTTTCTTACTTTTTTTGCTTGCTTTTAGGGAGGATTGTAGGCCTACTGAGTTCACTCTAAGTAGTATTCTAAGCTGTATAAATTTTCTTTCAGTTGAGCAAGGACCTCAAATCCATTCTTTGGTGATAAAATCCGGTTTTTCGTCGGAATTAATTGTCGCCACTTCACTTGTTGATATGTATACTAATATTGGATTAATTGACTCAGCAATGCAGGTTTTCTCTGAAATGCATGTAAAAGATATAATATCTTGGAATACTTTAATTATGGGTTTGGCTCACAACGGCAGAGCTGTTGAGACATTGGAACTATTTAAAGAACTACTCAGAGAAGGTCTGGCACGGGATCGAATAACACTTTCTGGAATTCTATTGGCTTGCAGGTGTGGCGGTTTTGTTGATGTAGGAATGAGTATCTTTTCTTCAATGGAGGAAGAATTCGGAGTTACACCTCGTGATGAGCactatgcatgtgtaattgataTGCTCTGCCATGCTGGTAAATTCAAAGAAGCATTTGATACTTTAGAAACAATGCCTTTTGAACCTAGCTTTTTAGTTTGGAAATCACTAGCACTTGCTACTACGACTTACACCAACCTGAACATCACCGAAACAATAGCCAAGAAGATGATAGAACAGAAACCACAGTCATCTTTACCCTATTCGGTGTTGAATCGTGCATACGAGATGAGTGGTAAATGGGAAGGTATAATTCGAGTGAAGAAGGCCATGAAGCAGAGGTTGAAGAAAACCGTCGGATGCAGTTGGATTGGAACAAAAAACCATGTATTCATGTTCGAAGCAGATCGGTTACAGCATGAGGGAGGAAaagatatatatttaatattgGAACTATTAACTTGGGAATTGGAAGAAAATAGCAGTATTCATGTAGAGCTTGAGATAGAGGGTGCTAAGGGGTAA
- the LOC107910396 gene encoding putative pentatricopeptide repeat-containing protein At1g77010, mitochondrial, which produces MTMELDHQYYGRLLQSCTTRNSILLGKQLHLFFLKKGILGSTLTVGNRLLQMYARCGTMAETWKLFDEMPQRNFFSWNTLIEGYMKSGNKEKSLELFQLMPHKNDFSWNLVISGFAKAGELEVAGALFDDMPRKNGFACYSMIHGYARNGEAKKAIELFKESGSLGDAFVLATVVGACVDLGAIEYGKQIHAHMVVAGIELDPVLCSSLINLYGKCGDLDGASRVLNLMTEPDDFSLSALISGYATCGRMTDARRIFDRKSDPSVVLWNSLISGHVLNNEEIKALALFNKMREKGVREDFSSIAVILRACSSLYILEHVKQMHGHAHKVGAVSDVIVASTLIDSYSKFGKPNDACKLFSELEAYDTILLNSMITVYSSCGRIEDAKQIFMTMPNKSLISWNSMIVGLSQNGCPVEALDLFFKMNKLNLRIDKFTLASAISACASISSIELGDQVFAKATHIGLESDQIISTSLVDFYCKCGLVEYGRKIFDTMTKSDEISWNSMLMGYATNGHGFEALLLFNEMINAGVAPTDVTFIAVLSACDHCGLLEEGRKWFNSMKRDYHYDPGIEHYSCMVDLFARVGCLEEAMDLIGEMPFKADASLWLSVLRGCVAHGDKTLGKEVAERIIELDPGNSSAYVQLSSLFATSGEWETSAIVRKIMREKQIQKNPGFSWADS; this is translated from the coding sequence ATGACCATGGAGCTTGATCACCAATATTATGGTCGTTTGCTTCAATCTTGTACAACCCGCAACTCCATTCTCCTAGGAAAACAGCTCCACCTCTTTTTCCTCAAAAAGGGTATCCTCGGTTCCACTCTTACAGTAGGAAATCGCCTCCTCCAAATGTATGCGCGGTGCGGTACTATGGCTGAGACTTGGAAACTGTTTGATGAAATGCCGcagagaaattttttttcttggaaTACACTAATTGAAGGGTACATGAAATCTGGAAATAAAGAGAAGTCATTGGAGTTGTTCCAGTTGATGCCGCATAAAAATGATTTCTCCTGGAACTTAGTCATTTCCGGGTTTGCCAAAGCGGGCGAGTTAGAAGTTGCAGGGGCTTTGTTTGATGACATGCCTAGGAAAAATGGGTTTGCTTGCTATTCGATGATTCATGGTTACGCTCGGAATGGGGAAGCAAAAAAGGCTATTGAGCTGTTTAAAGAATCGGGATCTTTGGGTGATGCATTTGTGTTGGCAACTGTTGTTGGGGCATGCGTTGATTTGGGAGCTATAGAATATGGGAAGCAGATTCATGCACATATGGTGGTTGCGGGAATAGAGCTTGATCCAGTGTTGTGCAGTTCTCTGATAAACTTATATGGGAAATGTGGTGACTTGGATGGTGCAAGTCgtgttttgaatttgatgacAGAACCGGATGATTTTTCTTTGTCTGCATTAATTTCTGGTTATGCAACCTGTGGCAGAATGACTGATGCAAGAAGAATATTTGATAGAAAAAGTGATCCATCTGTTGTTTTATGGAATTCTTTGATCTCAGGACATGTTTTGAACAATGAGGAAATTAAAGCATTAGCTCTTTTTAATAAGATGCGGGAAAAAGGGGTTCGGGAAGACTTTTCTTCGATTGCAGTTATTCTGAGGGCCTGCAGTAGTTTATACATTTTGGAACATGTCAAACAGATGCATGGTCATGCTCATAAAGTTGGTGCGGTCTCTGATGTTATCGTAGCCAGCACTCTGATTGATTCTTACTCCAAGTTTGGAAAGCCTAATGATGCTTGCAAGTTGTTTAGTGAGCTTGAAGCCTATGATACAATCTTGCTTAACTCTATGATCACTGTGTATTCCAGCTGTGGAAGAATTGAAGATGCAAAGCAGATTTTCATGACAATGCCAAATAAAAGCCTGATATCATGGAATTCAATGATAGTAGGTCTGAGTCAAAATGGTTGTCCAGTTGAGGCATTAGATCTATTCTTCAAGATGAATAAATTAAACCTGAGAATCGACAAGTTTACTTTGGCTAGTGCCATCAGTGCCTGTGCTAGCATCTCCAGTATTGAACTTGGTGATCAAGTATTTGCTAAAGCTACTCACATTGGACTTGAATCTGATCAAATAATATCTACCTCCCTTGTTGATTTCTACTGCAAATGTGGTTTAGTTGAATATGGGCGAAAAATATTTGACACAATGACAAAATCAGATGAAATCTCTTGGAATTCCATGCTGATGGGTTATGCTACTAATGGTCATGGGTTTGAAGCATTGTTGTTGTTCAATGAAATGATAAATGCTGGTGTAGCGCCAACTGACGTAACATTTATAGCAGTCCTGTCTGCCTGTGATCATTGTGGACTTCTAGAGGAGGGACGAAAGTGGTTTAACTCAATGAAAAGGGACTATCATTATGATCCGGGGATAGAGCACTACTCTTGCATGGTTGATCTTTTTGCCCGTGTTGGTTGCCTTGAGGAAGCAATGGATCTCATAGGGGAAATGCCTTTTAAGGCGGATGCAAGTTTGTGGTTATCTGTTTTGAGAGGCTGTGTTGCGCATGGAGACAAAACTCTTGGAAAGGAGGTGGCAGAGCGGATTATCGAGCTTGATCCTGGAAACTCCAGTGCTTACGTACAGTTATCAAGCTTATTTGCAACCTCTGGTGAATGGGAAACGTCAGCTATTGTTAGAAAGATAATGAGAGAAAAGCAAATTCAGAAGAATCCCGGTTTCAGTTGGGCTGACAGTTGA